A window of Rubricoccus marinus contains these coding sequences:
- the wecB gene encoding non-hydrolyzing UDP-N-acetylglucosamine 2-epimerase, with protein MTILSVVGARPNFMKVGPVHEALVARGARSVVVHTGQHYDERMSGVFFRDLGLPEPEHYLGVGGGSHAEQTARVMLAFESVLQEVAPQAVVVVGDVNSTLATALVAAKRHVPLAHVEAGLRSGDREMPEEQNRICVDHLADRLYVTEQSGLDNLAREGIDEARVAFVGNVMIDTLLKHRPAARQRPLAVDVGEAPYALVTMHRPRNVDRAEPLAEVVRIVEALAERLRVVLPLHPRTRQRLEANGLLARLKAASGVHLIAPQGYLDFLALMDRAAVVVTDSGGIQEETTALGVPCLTLRPSTERPSTVEIGTNTLLPLAEAEVARGVDAILAGEGKVGEVPPLWDGHAGARIADDLMMWCKG; from the coding sequence ATGACCATCCTCTCTGTTGTCGGTGCCCGGCCCAACTTCATGAAGGTGGGGCCCGTTCACGAGGCGCTCGTCGCCAGAGGCGCGCGGTCCGTGGTGGTCCACACCGGGCAGCACTACGACGAGCGGATGAGCGGCGTCTTTTTCCGCGACCTCGGCCTGCCTGAGCCGGAGCATTATCTCGGCGTCGGCGGCGGCAGCCACGCCGAGCAGACGGCGCGCGTGATGCTGGCGTTCGAGTCCGTGTTGCAGGAGGTGGCGCCCCAGGCCGTCGTCGTCGTGGGCGACGTGAACTCCACGCTGGCGACGGCGCTCGTGGCGGCCAAGCGGCACGTGCCTCTGGCGCACGTGGAAGCCGGGCTCCGCTCGGGTGACAGGGAGATGCCCGAGGAGCAGAACCGCATCTGCGTGGACCACCTCGCCGACCGGCTCTACGTGACGGAGCAGAGCGGGCTGGACAACCTCGCGCGTGAGGGCATCGACGAGGCGCGCGTGGCCTTTGTGGGCAACGTGATGATCGACACGCTGCTCAAGCACCGGCCCGCGGCTCGCCAGAGGCCTCTGGCGGTCGACGTGGGCGAAGCGCCCTACGCGCTCGTGACGATGCACCGGCCGCGCAACGTGGACCGCGCCGAGCCCCTGGCGGAGGTGGTGCGGATCGTGGAGGCGTTGGCCGAGCGGCTTCGCGTCGTCCTCCCGCTGCACCCGCGCACGCGCCAGAGGCTGGAGGCGAACGGGCTGCTGGCACGGCTGAAGGCCGCCTCTGGCGTGCACCTCATCGCGCCGCAGGGCTACCTGGACTTCCTCGCGCTCATGGACCGTGCGGCGGTGGTCGTCACGGACTCCGGCGGGATTCAGGAGGAGACGACGGCGCTAGGCGTGCCGTGCCTCACGCTGCGGCCGAGCACGGAGCGGCCGAGCACCGTCGAGATCGGGACGAACACGCTGCTGCCTCTGGCGGAAGCGGAGGTCGCCAGAGGCGTCGACGCGATCCTCGCGGGGGAGGGCAAGGTGGGCGAGGTTCCGCCGCTGTGGGACGGACACGCGGGGGCTCGCATCGCGGACGACCTGATGATGTGGTGCAAAGGCTGA